A single region of the Lysinibacillus sp. B2A1 genome encodes:
- a CDS encoding FMN reductase has product MKIVALAGSIVGSKTKTAISKVVDILQEKYPAYEVTLLDLAEYNMAFSDGRNYLEYDGDTKYVTETIMAADALIIGTPTFQASIPATLKNIFDLLPVNAFRDKVVSMVVTAGTAKHYLMVEQQLKPILAYMKAHIVPTYVFIEEKDFLRKEIVNDDVLFRLERLTEDTVMVTDAFAEIRAKKDAEYDF; this is encoded by the coding sequence ATGAAAATCGTCGCATTGGCTGGTTCAATTGTCGGCTCAAAAACGAAAACAGCCATTAGTAAAGTTGTTGACATTTTACAAGAAAAATATCCAGCGTATGAGGTTACTTTACTTGATCTTGCTGAATACAATATGGCGTTTAGTGATGGGCGTAATTATTTGGAGTATGATGGAGATACAAAATATGTCACAGAAACAATTATGGCTGCGGATGCCTTAATAATTGGAACACCTACATTTCAAGCATCTATTCCAGCAACATTAAAAAATATTTTTGATCTGCTTCCTGTGAATGCCTTTCGTGATAAGGTGGTGAGTATGGTTGTTACAGCAGGTACAGCTAAGCATTATCTCATGGTTGAGCAGCAATTAAAGCCGATTCTAGCCTATATGAAGGCACATATCGTACCAACCTATGTATTTATAGAGGAAAAGGATTTTTTACGCAAGGAAATCGTTAATGATGATGTCCTTTTCCGTCTAGAACGTTTAACAGAGGATACAGTTATGGTAACAGATGCATTTGCCGAAATTCGTGCTAAAAAAGATGCGGAATATGATTTCTAA
- a CDS encoding MBL fold metallo-hydrolase produces the protein MNCYSLVVQKGETTLSIYKIEIPTPYEVGDVNAFVVKGDALTLFDVGPKTMEAYDALKWGIRAAGYELRDIEQVVLTHHHPDHAGWVDAFPHAEILGHAYNDKWLRHDEEFLRYHERFYSERLFEHGVPQEYIQPSVHVRRELELVGERPLTQILGDGDEVPGHPGLKAIETLGHAQSHLIFWDEKTHHVIGGDLLLEKITPNPLIEPPLDRTLGRTKSLLQYNESLEILRQLPVKIMHTGHGGELEDIPLLIDKRLERQHLQSMKVLELLGEDQLTVVQVTMRLYPAIFQRKLGLTLSKTLGHLDYLEANQYITSTKTEEGIYVFKRK, from the coding sequence ATGAATTGTTATTCACTAGTAGTACAAAAGGGGGAAACAACTTTGTCTATATACAAAATAGAAATACCAACACCCTATGAAGTAGGAGATGTCAATGCATTTGTTGTTAAGGGCGATGCACTAACACTCTTTGATGTTGGACCAAAAACAATGGAAGCCTATGATGCATTGAAATGGGGGATTCGAGCAGCAGGCTACGAATTAAGAGATATTGAACAGGTAGTACTCACTCACCACCATCCTGACCATGCAGGTTGGGTAGATGCCTTTCCACACGCAGAAATTTTGGGGCATGCCTATAATGATAAGTGGCTTCGCCATGATGAGGAGTTTTTACGATATCATGAACGGTTTTATAGTGAACGCTTATTTGAGCATGGCGTTCCTCAGGAATACATCCAGCCAAGTGTTCATGTACGTCGTGAATTAGAGCTTGTTGGTGAGCGACCATTAACACAAATTCTAGGTGATGGGGATGAAGTGCCTGGTCATCCAGGATTAAAGGCGATTGAAACATTAGGTCATGCACAAAGCCACTTGATTTTCTGGGATGAAAAAACGCATCATGTGATTGGTGGGGATTTATTGCTCGAGAAAATTACACCGAATCCATTAATTGAACCGCCATTGGATCGCACATTAGGTCGTACGAAGTCATTACTGCAATATAATGAATCACTTGAAATTTTAAGACAATTGCCCGTGAAAATAATGCATACTGGACATGGTGGAGAATTAGAGGATATTCCTTTATTAATCGATAAACGTCTAGAACGTCAGCATCTGCAATCGATGAAGGTATTAGAGTTATTAGGTGAAGATCAACTAACGGTTGTTCAAGTCACAATGCGTCTATATCCAGCCATTTTTCAGCGTAAACTTGGTTTAACCCTGTCTAAAACACTTGGACATTTAGACTATTTAGAAGCCAATCAGTATATTACATCTACGAAAACTGAAGAAGGCATTTATGTATTTAAAAGAAAGTAG
- a CDS encoding CPBP family intramembrane metalloprotease produces the protein MNKEKKLKKPIASFILLTNLIFLPLFCLVGVIKIFHLPTWLFVVVHCISSWASTFAFAILFKKIYPGRSFIQFVKNKFKPKIKVSVLLSVSTIQALIFLMIVLIVVSKGEVDSIFTLSSWGMLLYYFLKTLLSGPLGEELGWRGFALIELQKKHTPLKASIIIGFWWGLWHLPIWFTTGFIGIDLIKYILFFMISIMSTTILMAAFYNLNQNLLIPITIHHNFNFFIGIINGQLSDLILYNAIFYGIAAVLIIIINPKKVLYGRNEKNFLGGKHTVI, from the coding sequence TTGAATAAAGAAAAGAAATTAAAAAAACCAATAGCAAGTTTTATCCTACTAACCAACCTCATCTTTTTGCCACTTTTTTGTCTTGTAGGAGTCATTAAGATATTCCATTTGCCTACATGGTTATTTGTTGTAGTACATTGTATTTCATCATGGGCCTCAACCTTTGCATTTGCTATACTTTTTAAGAAAATCTATCCTGGTCGGAGTTTTATACAATTTGTAAAAAATAAATTCAAACCTAAAATTAAAGTTTCTGTGTTGCTTTCTGTAAGTACAATTCAAGCTCTTATCTTTTTGATGATAGTACTGATCGTCGTAAGCAAGGGTGAAGTAGACTCAATTTTCACTTTATCCTCATGGGGTATGCTGCTCTATTACTTTTTGAAAACATTACTGTCAGGACCATTGGGTGAAGAATTAGGATGGAGAGGCTTCGCGCTAATCGAGCTCCAAAAGAAGCATACACCATTAAAAGCGTCAATTATCATAGGATTCTGGTGGGGGCTGTGGCATTTACCCATATGGTTTACTACAGGGTTTATAGGTATTGATTTAATCAAGTATATTCTATTCTTTATGATTTCAATCATGTCCACAACAATCCTCATGGCAGCATTTTATAATTTAAATCAGAATTTACTTATTCCGATTACCATTCATCATAACTTTAATTTTTTTATTGGCATCATAAACGGACAGCTAAGTGATTTAATTCTGTATAACGCCATTTTTTATGGAATAGCAGCAGTTTTAATCATCATTATCAATCCAAAGAAGGTGTTGTATGGCAGGAATGAGAAAAACTTTCTTGGAGGAAAGCATACTGTTATCTAG
- a CDS encoding NADPH dehydrogenase NamA, with product MTKLFEPYILQSISLKNRIVMAPMCMYSAQDDGLVTPFHQVHYATRAAGQVGLIILEATGIVPEGRISNKDLGIWDDAHIEGLRQLVDGMKAYGAKTGIQLAHAGRKATVEGEIFAPSAIAFSNDYQTPTEMTIEDIEYVVEAFKKAAVRAAKAGFDVLEIHGAHGYLISEFLSPATNKRNDLYGGSQENRYRILRQVIDAIRSVWEGPLLVRVSAEDYAADGTTMEDFIVFSRWMKSQGVDLIDVSTGGVVQAHINVFPGYQVPHAEAIKHGADIPTGVVGLITTAIQAEEILQNNRADLVFLGRVLLRDPYWPLNAAMDLGEEVKPPTQYIRGW from the coding sequence TTGACTAAATTATTCGAACCTTATATACTACAGTCTATCTCTTTAAAAAACCGTATTGTGATGGCACCAATGTGCATGTACTCTGCACAGGATGACGGACTTGTCACGCCTTTTCATCAAGTTCATTATGCAACACGGGCTGCTGGCCAAGTAGGTTTAATCATTCTTGAAGCAACAGGTATTGTACCCGAAGGCCGTATATCCAATAAAGATCTTGGTATTTGGGACGATGCCCATATCGAAGGCCTACGTCAATTAGTGGATGGAATGAAAGCATATGGAGCAAAAACGGGCATCCAGCTAGCACACGCTGGACGAAAAGCAACTGTAGAGGGAGAAATATTTGCCCCTTCAGCTATTGCTTTTAGTAATGACTACCAAACACCAACTGAGATGACTATAGAAGACATTGAATATGTTGTAGAAGCATTTAAGAAAGCAGCTGTTCGTGCTGCTAAAGCTGGCTTTGATGTTCTTGAAATTCATGGGGCACACGGCTATCTTATTAGTGAATTTTTATCACCAGCAACTAATAAGCGCAATGATTTGTATGGAGGTTCGCAGGAAAATCGCTACCGCATACTACGCCAAGTAATAGATGCCATTCGTAGTGTATGGGAGGGTCCTCTACTTGTACGTGTTTCTGCAGAAGATTATGCCGCAGATGGCACGACAATGGAAGACTTTATCGTCTTTAGCCGCTGGATGAAATCACAAGGTGTCGATTTAATTGATGTTTCTACTGGTGGTGTTGTGCAGGCTCATATTAACGTTTTCCCAGGCTATCAGGTACCTCACGCAGAGGCAATTAAGCATGGGGCGGATATTCCAACAGGTGTGGTTGGTCTTATTACAACAGCTATTCAGGCAGAGGAAATCTTACAAAATAATCGTGCTGACTTAGTTTTTCTAGGACGTGTGCTATTGCGTGATCCGTACTGGCCACTAAATGCTGCAATGGATTTAGGAGAAGAAGTCAAACCTCCGACCCAGTATATACGTGGTTGGTAA
- a CDS encoding oxidoreductase — protein sequence MTDKKTIFVTGATSGVGLKITELLVAQDHTVYATGRNTVALKALERLGANVIQADLTNLTTIDEVCAQLPTLDVAILSAGIGKFGIAPVLPDEAISQMVNLNVSVPMYLAKRLALPMIQRQQGHLIFIGSQAGKVATPKASVYAATKHAIVGFTNGLRMELAPYHIKVTAIHPGPIDTPFLDKASDESGYRASVGRFLLTAEEVAQATIKTIERPVREVNLPKIMGLSSKLYAIAPATIEFFGKSFFNKK from the coding sequence ATGACCGATAAAAAGACGATCTTCGTTACGGGTGCCACAAGTGGAGTAGGGTTGAAAATTACAGAATTATTAGTAGCACAGGATCATACAGTATATGCAACAGGACGAAATACAGTTGCATTAAAAGCACTAGAACGCCTAGGTGCGAATGTGATTCAAGCTGATTTAACCAATTTAACCACGATTGATGAAGTTTGCGCCCAGCTACCAACACTTGATGTAGCGATACTCTCAGCAGGGATAGGTAAATTTGGTATCGCTCCTGTATTACCTGATGAGGCTATTTCCCAAATGGTGAACTTGAATGTTAGTGTACCAATGTATTTGGCCAAGCGATTAGCATTGCCAATGATACAGCGCCAGCAAGGTCACCTTATCTTCATTGGCTCACAGGCAGGGAAGGTAGCGACACCAAAAGCTAGTGTTTATGCTGCAACCAAGCATGCTATAGTCGGTTTTACCAATGGGCTTCGTATGGAATTAGCGCCTTATCATATTAAAGTGACAGCGATACATCCTGGCCCAATTGATACACCATTTTTAGATAAGGCGAGTGACGAAAGCGGCTATCGGGCTTCGGTAGGAAGATTTTTATTAACAGCAGAAGAAGTAGCTCAGGCTACGATTAAAACGATTGAACGCCCTGTTCGAGAGGTGAATTTACCAAAAATCATGGGGTTATCCAGCAAGCTGTATGCAATCGCTCCTGCAACCATTGAATTTTTTGGCAAATCATTTTTTAATAAAAAATAA
- a CDS encoding MerR family transcriptional regulator, producing the protein MYTIGQVAKFLGVSRDTLKFYEEKELVKPKQNSENGYREYNRFDIYDITTVNFYRDMDIEIKKIQELRKGKNIEGIQSLFEEKMQEVMEEIEYKKLLVKKLQTVQEDCEKVKKFLGTYTIKEMKPIEVKGEIEHHTAYDKYEIIKDNLENLKQAVTLTSLRRVIQFNEKGMQEDKFIIVRKVEDFDTESAGKILYHPKCLYTVVEDGRWSTGGKNTDHKVEASIKKAAKDKGYELLGLVYINQLLTTYEAGLERVFLEIYIPIK; encoded by the coding sequence ATGTATACAATTGGACAGGTAGCGAAATTTTTAGGCGTTTCAAGAGATACCTTAAAGTTTTATGAGGAAAAGGAATTAGTAAAGCCAAAACAAAATAGTGAGAACGGATATAGGGAATATAATCGTTTTGATATATATGATATAACAACAGTTAATTTCTATCGTGATATGGATATTGAAATTAAAAAAATTCAGGAATTAAGAAAAGGTAAGAACATAGAGGGCATACAATCATTATTTGAGGAGAAAATGCAGGAGGTTATGGAGGAAATAGAGTATAAAAAGTTGCTAGTAAAAAAGCTTCAAACGGTTCAGGAAGATTGCGAAAAAGTTAAAAAATTTCTAGGCACATATACCATCAAAGAAATGAAGCCGATAGAGGTAAAGGGAGAAATTGAGCATCATACTGCATATGATAAATATGAAATAATAAAGGACAACTTAGAAAATTTAAAACAAGCAGTGACACTTACCTCTTTAAGAAGAGTCATTCAATTCAATGAAAAAGGTATGCAAGAAGATAAGTTTATTATCGTAAGAAAAGTAGAGGACTTTGATACAGAGTCAGCAGGTAAAATACTATATCATCCAAAATGTCTGTATACAGTTGTTGAAGATGGAAGGTGGTCAACTGGTGGAAAAAATACGGACCATAAAGTCGAGGCTAGTATAAAAAAAGCAGCAAAAGATAAAGGCTACGAACTTCTGGGACTAGTGTATATAAATCAATTACTTACTACTTATGAAGCTGGCTTAGAACGTGTCTTTTTAGAAATTTATATACCTATTAAGTGA
- the proC gene encoding pyrroline-5-carboxylate reductase has product MKKILFIGAGSMAEALIQGWINQKVFTAQEIYVTNRSDKERLQFLHETYGVNCLVDAEIFKQADLIILAMKPKDAIAAMNELRAKITEHSAVLSILAGIAIQTIIEHLGTRPVARVMPNTSATIGMSASGIAFNNEVSTEQRTIFLQLLEAVGSVIEVDEDQLHAVTALSGSGPAYIYYLMEAFERVGTKVGLSKDTVRQLMTQTLAGTAEMLKQSVDEPDVLRRKVTSPGGTTEAGIKALEQYQFNEAIEACIKEAEARSRSLANSK; this is encoded by the coding sequence ATGAAGAAAATACTATTTATTGGTGCAGGCTCAATGGCAGAGGCATTGATTCAGGGCTGGATTAACCAAAAGGTATTTACAGCACAAGAAATTTACGTCACCAATCGCTCAGACAAAGAACGCTTACAATTTTTACACGAAACATATGGTGTCAATTGCTTAGTTGATGCAGAAATTTTTAAACAAGCAGATTTAATTATTTTAGCTATGAAACCAAAGGATGCTATTGCAGCGATGAATGAGTTGAGAGCGAAGATTACAGAGCACTCAGCCGTCCTCTCTATTTTAGCGGGAATAGCCATTCAAACCATTATAGAGCATTTAGGCACACGTCCAGTTGCTCGTGTTATGCCTAATACTTCAGCGACAATTGGGATGTCCGCTAGTGGCATTGCCTTTAATAACGAAGTGTCTACTGAACAGCGTACGATTTTCTTACAATTGCTAGAGGCAGTTGGTTCGGTCATTGAGGTGGATGAGGATCAATTACATGCGGTAACAGCTCTTTCAGGAAGTGGTCCAGCGTATATCTATTATTTAATGGAGGCATTTGAAAGAGTTGGTACAAAGGTTGGTCTTTCAAAGGATACTGTACGTCAATTAATGACACAAACACTGGCCGGAACTGCTGAAATGCTGAAGCAATCTGTTGATGAGCCAGATGTACTACGCAGAAAGGTGACGAGTCCAGGTGGCACGACGGAAGCTGGGATTAAAGCACTTGAACAATATCAATTTAATGAAGCGATTGAAGCATGTATTAAAGAAGCAGAGGCTCGATCTCGCTCACTTGCAAATAGTAAGTAA
- a CDS encoding IS5/IS1182 family transposase yields MVDQHRKKIINLSIQINELIDFSFILEELKTKYSLDNGLNAIPPIRMFKYLLLKAIYDVSDVDLVERSKYDMSFKYFLDMAPEDPVIDPSSLTKFRRLRLQDVSLLDMLIGKTVEIALEKKIINSQTIIVDATHTKARYNQKSPKEFLQEKSINVRKAVYKIDALMKGKFPAKTTSNEVKDELAYCKEVISVIEKEPQIAQIPAVKERLNVLKEVVEDFQEHLNYSSDPEARKGHKTAESSFFGYKTHIALSDERIITGAVITTGEKSDGKYLQELIEKSTQAGMNIHTVIGDTAYSEKANIEYTKEEKIALVAKLNPILTQGPRKEEDKFEFNKDAGMFIWKAGHLATRKARTGKKGTSKSQSQSQTYYFNIEKCKVCLMREGCYKEGAKSKTYSVTIKSETHVEQEAFQNTEAFKQLAANRYKVEAKNSELKNGHGYDPASTAGLFGMGIQGATTIFAVNLKRIVKLLNENE; encoded by the coding sequence ATTGTTGACCAACATAGGAAGAAAATAATCAATCTTAGTATTCAAATCAATGAACTTATTGATTTTTCATTCATTTTAGAGGAGTTAAAAACAAAATATAGTTTAGACAATGGACTTAATGCCATTCCCCCAATTCGCATGTTTAAGTACTTATTATTAAAAGCGATTTATGATGTATCAGATGTCGATCTAGTAGAGCGCTCAAAGTATGATATGTCATTCAAATATTTCTTGGATATGGCGCCAGAAGATCCGGTCATTGATCCAAGTTCGCTGACAAAATTTCGTCGGCTTCGTCTCCAAGACGTAAGCTTATTAGACATGCTCATTGGAAAAACAGTTGAGATTGCATTGGAGAAAAAAATTATTAACAGTCAAACGATTATTGTGGATGCCACACATACAAAAGCACGTTACAACCAAAAATCACCGAAAGAATTTTTACAAGAGAAATCAATAAACGTTCGAAAAGCTGTCTATAAAATAGACGCATTAATGAAAGGTAAATTCCCAGCCAAGACCACTTCTAACGAGGTAAAGGATGAATTGGCTTACTGTAAGGAAGTCATTTCAGTCATTGAAAAGGAACCACAAATTGCACAAATACCAGCTGTCAAAGAAAGGCTGAATGTCTTAAAAGAAGTCGTAGAAGATTTCCAAGAACATCTAAATTACTCTTCTGATCCAGAGGCACGAAAAGGGCATAAGACGGCAGAATCATCTTTCTTCGGGTACAAGACACATATCGCATTGAGTGATGAACGTATTATTACAGGGGCTGTCATTACAACAGGTGAAAAAAGCGATGGAAAATATCTTCAAGAATTAATTGAAAAAAGCACACAAGCAGGGATGAACATTCATACAGTTATTGGAGACACAGCTTACTCTGAAAAGGCAAATATCGAATATACCAAAGAAGAGAAAATCGCACTTGTGGCAAAGTTGAATCCAATTCTTACACAAGGACCACGAAAAGAAGAAGATAAGTTTGAGTTTAATAAAGATGCTGGAATGTTTATTTGGAAGGCCGGTCATCTTGCGACAAGAAAAGCACGTACAGGTAAAAAAGGAACGAGTAAGAGTCAAAGTCAAAGTCAGACATATTATTTTAATATTGAAAAATGCAAAGTATGTCTCATGAGGGAGGGCTGTTATAAAGAAGGCGCAAAAAGTAAAACGTATTCTGTCACAATTAAGTCGGAGACACATGTCGAACAAGAAGCATTTCAAAATACGGAAGCATTTAAGCAATTAGCCGCAAATCGCTACAAAGTAGAAGCGAAGAACAGTGAATTAAAAAACGGACACGGATACGATCCAGCATCGACTGCGGGTCTATTTGGCATGGGAATTCAAGGTGCCACAACGATATTCGCTGTCAATTTGAAACGGATAGTAAAGCTACTAAACGAAAATGAATAA
- a CDS encoding MarR family transcriptional regulator, whose protein sequence is MNKKIKQIVGDIHHYTYEMNVKLAKAQEALFTDDLSMKQTMVLDFVQKHEKCTMGEIAHYMEITPSAISQIVTRLEKENYLKRDINPNNRREVVVMLDEFGHAYYQRDEQINELIIKKIYSKMPVEDLEQLRNLIQRLYQITEEEISNGLE, encoded by the coding sequence ATGAATAAAAAAATTAAGCAAATTGTTGGTGACATTCATCATTATACTTATGAAATGAATGTAAAATTAGCGAAAGCACAAGAAGCTCTGTTTACAGATGATTTATCAATGAAGCAAACGATGGTACTTGATTTTGTACAGAAGCATGAAAAGTGTACAATGGGCGAAATCGCTCACTATATGGAAATTACTCCGAGTGCAATCAGTCAAATTGTGACTCGACTTGAAAAAGAAAACTATCTTAAACGTGACATTAATCCAAATAATCGTCGGGAAGTGGTGGTAATGTTGGATGAATTCGGACATGCGTATTATCAACGTGATGAACAAATTAACGAGCTTATTATTAAGAAGATTTATAGCAAAATGCCTGTGGAAGATTTAGAACAACTACGTAACTTAATTCAGCGGTTGTATCAAATTACTGAGGAGGAAATATCAAATGGATTGGAATAA
- a CDS encoding L-2-haloalkanoic acid dehalogenase — MIKAALFDLDGTLLNREESVKKFIDKQYDRLHNRLNAISKERYISRFIQLDNRGYVWKDQVYQQLVDEFSIITITWEELLQDYINEFKNSCVAFPNLISMLEALKGDNLVLGIITNGYGQFQMDNVRALEIEQYFDVIIISEWEGIKKPNPQIFNRALEKLDVSPHECIFMGDHPEYDVKGAQNVGMKGIWKKDIHWNSVEADAIVHDLSELPSIIKCLNSFTNS, encoded by the coding sequence GTGATTAAAGCTGCATTATTTGATTTAGATGGAACTTTGTTAAATAGAGAGGAATCTGTCAAAAAATTTATTGATAAGCAATATGACCGATTGCATAATCGATTAAATGCTATTTCAAAAGAAAGGTATATATCACGTTTTATCCAATTAGATAACCGAGGATACGTTTGGAAAGATCAAGTATACCAGCAATTAGTTGATGAATTTTCTATTATCACTATAACCTGGGAAGAACTTCTCCAAGATTATATCAATGAATTCAAAAATAGCTGTGTTGCTTTTCCTAATCTTATTAGCATGTTAGAAGCATTGAAAGGTGACAATCTTGTTTTAGGGATAATTACGAATGGTTATGGACAATTTCAGATGGATAATGTGAGGGCTTTAGAGATTGAGCAATATTTTGATGTGATAATAATATCTGAGTGGGAAGGCATTAAAAAGCCAAATCCTCAAATATTCAACAGAGCCTTAGAAAAGCTTGATGTTTCCCCTCATGAATGCATTTTTATGGGAGATCATCCCGAGTATGATGTCAAAGGTGCTCAAAATGTAGGGATGAAGGGCATTTGGAAAAAGGATATACATTGGAACAGTGTCGAAGCAGATGCCATTGTTCATGATTTGTCTGAATTACCTTCAATTATTAAATGTTTAAATAGCTTTACTAATTCTTAA